One stretch of Rhizobium rhizoryzae DNA includes these proteins:
- a CDS encoding formate--tetrahydrofolate ligase, whose protein sequence is MQIETHRKRRLGVIVPSDIEIARTAAMKPIMEIGSQIGIPAQSLVPYGHDKAKVSASFLRSLGARPEGKLILVTAINPTPAGEGKTTTTVGLGDGLNRIGKRAMICLREPSLGPCFGVKGGAAGGGYAQVVPMEDINLHFTGDFHAITAAHNLLAALIDNHIYWGNALDFDLRRIAWRRVVDMNDRALREIVGSLGGVSNGFPRETGFDITVASEVMAILCLAEDLADLEARLGAIIVGYRRDKTPIFARDLKADGAMAVLLKDAMQPNLVQTLENNPAFVHGGPFANIAHGCNSIVATKAALRLADFVVTEAGFGADLGAEKFFDIKCRKAGLRPAAAVVVATIRALKMNGGVAKADLGRENVDALRAGCVNLGRHIENIRKFGVPVIVAINHFSSDTDAEVRAIVDYANDQGVDAVLCRHWAQGSAGIVELAEKVTALANSCEADFRPLYGDDLSLMAKIETVAREIYRADGVTAEASVLEQLRAFEAQGYGGLPVCIAKTQYSFSSDPSLLGAPTGHSLPIREVRLSAGAGFVVAITGEIRTMPGLPRSPSAERIALNELGQIEGLF, encoded by the coding sequence ATGCAGATTGAAACGCATCGTAAACGGAGACTGGGTGTGATCGTGCCGTCTGACATCGAAATTGCGCGTACTGCTGCCATGAAGCCGATCATGGAGATTGGATCTCAGATCGGAATTCCGGCGCAATCTCTGGTTCCATACGGTCACGACAAGGCAAAGGTATCAGCGTCTTTTCTGCGCTCTCTGGGTGCCAGACCCGAGGGTAAGCTGATCCTGGTCACGGCCATCAATCCGACACCCGCCGGCGAAGGCAAAACAACGACGACTGTCGGTCTCGGCGACGGACTGAACCGGATAGGCAAGCGTGCCATGATCTGCCTGCGCGAGCCATCACTGGGTCCTTGCTTCGGAGTCAAAGGCGGCGCTGCGGGGGGCGGGTATGCGCAGGTCGTTCCGATGGAGGATATCAACCTGCACTTTACGGGTGATTTCCATGCCATTACCGCGGCTCACAATCTGCTGGCCGCGCTGATCGACAATCATATCTACTGGGGTAACGCTCTCGATTTTGATCTTCGGCGTATCGCCTGGCGGCGTGTGGTCGACATGAACGACCGGGCACTGCGGGAGATCGTTGGTTCGCTCGGCGGTGTCTCAAACGGATTTCCGCGCGAAACCGGTTTTGACATCACTGTTGCCTCGGAAGTCATGGCCATCCTTTGCCTTGCCGAAGACCTTGCGGATCTGGAAGCGCGTCTGGGCGCCATAATCGTTGGCTACCGCCGCGACAAGACGCCCATTTTCGCGCGGGATCTGAAAGCAGACGGTGCCATGGCCGTGCTGTTGAAAGATGCCATGCAGCCGAACCTCGTGCAGACGCTGGAGAACAATCCGGCTTTCGTGCACGGCGGGCCATTTGCCAACATTGCGCATGGCTGCAACTCCATTGTGGCGACAAAGGCTGCCTTGAGGCTCGCAGATTTTGTTGTGACCGAAGCGGGCTTCGGCGCTGACCTCGGCGCCGAAAAATTTTTCGACATCAAGTGCAGAAAAGCAGGTCTGCGGCCTGCCGCCGCCGTGGTGGTTGCAACCATTCGTGCCTTGAAGATGAACGGCGGGGTCGCGAAGGCGGATCTTGGCCGCGAGAATGTCGATGCCCTTCGGGCGGGATGCGTCAATCTTGGTCGTCATATCGAGAACATCCGCAAGTTCGGTGTTCCCGTTATCGTGGCCATCAATCATTTTTCGTCTGATACCGATGCTGAAGTTCGGGCGATTGTTGATTACGCGAATGATCAGGGTGTCGATGCGGTGCTTTGCCGTCATTGGGCGCAGGGGTCTGCGGGCATTGTCGAACTTGCTGAAAAAGTGACCGCGCTGGCGAATTCCTGCGAAGCAGACTTTCGTCCCCTGTACGGCGATGATCTGTCGCTGATGGCAAAGATCGAGACCGTGGCGCGGGAGATCTACCGCGCCGATGGAGTTACTGCCGAAGCATCGGTTCTTGAGCAGTTGCGGGCGTTTGAAGCGCAAGGCTATGGAGGACTTCCGGTCTGCATTGCCAAGACCCAATACTCCTTTTCCAGCGATCCGTCTCTGCTTGGGGCGCCGACGGGACATAGTCTACCAATCAGGGAGGTCAGGCTTTCGGCGGGAGCGGGCTTCGTGGTCGCAATCACGGGCGAGATCCGGACCATGCCTGGCTTGCCCCGGTCGCCTTCGGCAGAGCGCATTGCCTTGAATGAACTCGGGCAAATCGAAGGGCTTTTCTAG
- a CDS encoding GGDEF domain-containing protein: MPLSHNPNLLQPRVPILNWIADMGSDISDEIRYRLCATLASSTLPALLGSLNSFCITLLAYARLQNTILLYIALCDLIFGVMRVCATNVSWLRTVAADLVVVSGIGWATMMAATMVVVGFSDDTPMLIIVVASGLGSCAGIIARNYAAPRLALAQVIVIDASFKIPFCIHHPEFIPLILLQGAGFIGVAIWIMRQQRETTVRAIAGQIESRTQSLQDPLTGLLNRRGFAEKAQSMRQTSSTKALLYLDLDGFKQVNDRFGHGVGDEILRQAARRLSICLPNASICRMGGDEFIVLADCHSRQEAAVIGARIIQTISLPTVTSAGQASVGVSIGISLFDPMEVDLERAMVEADEALYRAKRAGRGCALLHDPAMSGASKAMA, encoded by the coding sequence ATGCCACTATCGCATAACCCCAATCTGTTGCAGCCCCGGGTGCCGATTCTGAACTGGATCGCCGATATGGGTTCCGACATTTCGGATGAGATTCGTTACAGACTGTGTGCGACCCTGGCATCCTCCACCTTGCCGGCCCTCTTGGGCTCTCTGAACTCCTTCTGCATTACGCTGCTGGCCTACGCCCGTCTCCAGAATACGATCCTGCTGTACATTGCATTGTGCGACCTCATCTTCGGCGTTATGCGGGTGTGCGCAACAAACGTCAGTTGGCTGCGTACGGTTGCTGCAGATCTTGTTGTGGTCTCCGGTATTGGCTGGGCGACGATGATGGCCGCCACCATGGTTGTCGTCGGCTTCAGTGACGACACGCCCATGCTCATCATCGTGGTTGCTTCGGGATTGGGATCCTGTGCGGGCATCATTGCACGCAATTATGCCGCGCCGCGGCTGGCACTGGCGCAGGTCATTGTGATCGATGCTTCGTTCAAGATTCCGTTTTGCATTCATCACCCCGAATTCATTCCGCTTATCCTCTTGCAAGGTGCAGGCTTCATCGGTGTTGCCATCTGGATCATGCGGCAGCAGCGCGAAACCACGGTGCGGGCGATTGCCGGTCAGATCGAGAGTCGAACCCAATCTTTGCAAGATCCGCTGACGGGACTACTGAACCGGCGTGGCTTTGCGGAAAAAGCGCAGTCGATGCGGCAGACTTCAAGTACCAAGGCTCTCTTGTACCTTGATCTCGATGGTTTCAAACAGGTCAACGACCGGTTCGGGCACGGCGTGGGCGATGAAATTCTCAGGCAGGCGGCACGACGACTTTCCATTTGTCTGCCGAATGCTTCCATCTGTCGTATGGGCGGAGACGAGTTCATCGTACTTGCCGACTGTCACAGTCGGCAGGAAGCCGCCGTCATTGGTGCACGTATCATTCAGACAATATCGCTTCCAACCGTCACGTCAGCAGGTCAGGCGTCGGTTGGCGTGAGTATCGGCATCTCCCTGTTCGATCCGATGGAAGTCGATCTGGAGCGCGCCATGGTGGAGGCAGACGAAGCGCTTTACCGCGCCAAGCGTGCGGGACGGGGCTGCGCGCTCCTGCATGATCCTGCCATGTCGGGCGCATCCAAAGCTATGGCCTGA
- a CDS encoding extensin-like domain-containing protein, with translation MMMRIAAALLATISLTAASLPTEGPLPEAKPAEAERSSDKSLPDNTKFPETKDIPTPAAKPQPPAEAETPGKQPSSEPQSPTKPGTEAESKTETKSKTPEEPAVPNIIKEDPQAYAACLSDLKAMGAEFTEAESISEEDGTCGIEKPIRLTSPLPGIKLSDPSPLRCEAALALSHWLKDTVQPALKVAFPDKQIVGVRNAASYACRKRNHAETGKISEHAKGNAIDVIALEFDKGDAIEMKPKTEDPTLEGAFQRTATAGACLHFRTVLSPGSDATHEDHLHLDVLERKGDYRYCR, from the coding sequence ATGATGATGCGCATAGCTGCAGCCCTGTTGGCCACCATTTCGCTCACGGCGGCGAGCCTGCCGACCGAAGGCCCGCTTCCTGAAGCAAAGCCAGCTGAGGCTGAGCGTTCGTCAGACAAATCCCTGCCGGACAATACAAAATTTCCGGAGACCAAAGACATTCCGACACCTGCAGCAAAGCCACAGCCGCCGGCAGAGGCCGAAACGCCCGGCAAGCAACCATCCAGCGAACCTCAATCGCCGACAAAGCCAGGAACAGAGGCCGAGAGCAAGACCGAGACCAAGAGCAAGACACCGGAAGAGCCTGCCGTGCCAAACATCATCAAGGAAGATCCACAGGCCTATGCGGCTTGCCTGTCGGATTTGAAAGCGATGGGTGCCGAGTTCACCGAGGCCGAGTCGATCTCCGAGGAAGACGGCACCTGTGGAATTGAAAAGCCGATCAGGCTCACAAGTCCCCTTCCCGGCATCAAGCTCTCCGACCCTTCCCCCTTGCGATGCGAGGCCGCGCTGGCCCTGTCGCACTGGCTGAAGGACACGGTACAGCCGGCCCTGAAGGTTGCGTTTCCGGACAAACAAATCGTCGGTGTTCGCAATGCTGCATCCTATGCCTGCCGCAAGCGCAATCACGCCGAAACGGGCAAGATCTCGGAGCATGCGAAAGGCAACGCCATCGACGTGATCGCACTGGAATTCGACAAGGGTGACGCGATTGAAATGAAGCCGAAGACAGAAGACCCGACACTGGAGGGCGCCTTTCAGAGGACCGCGACCGCCGGGGCGTGTCTGCATTTCCGCACCGTTCTGTCACCGGGCAGCGATGCGACCCATGAGGATCACCTCCATCTCGATGTTCTCGAGAGGAAGGGCGACTACCGATATTGCCGTTGA
- a CDS encoding anthranilate synthase: protein MVTIIEDDGSEVYETRGGIKVSRKRRAAPYADAISSYVDKLDERRGAVFSSNYEYPGRYTRWDTAIVDPPLGISSFGRQVWIEAYNGRGEVLLELIAQRLASETELTLGERTARRLDLSVNLPARAFTEEERSKMPTVFTVLRAVVDLFYSDADSAIGLFGAFGYDLAFQFDSIKLSLQRPDDQRDMVLFLPDEILVVDHYSAKAWIDRYDFSRGDLTTAGKSEEIAPDPFRTTDVIPPKGDHRPGEYSELVVKAKESFRRGDLFEVVPGQKFMERCDSKPSQISNRLKAINPSPYSFFINLGHQEYLVGASPEMFVRVSGRRIETCPISGTIRRGEDAISDSEQILKLLNSKKDESELTMCSDVDRNDKSRVCEPGSVKVIGRRQIEMYSRLIHTVDHIEGRLRPDMDAFDGFLSHAWAVTVTGAPKLWAMRFIEKHEKSPRAWYGGAIGMVGFNGDMNTGLTLRTIRIKDGIAEVRAGATLLNDSDPHEEEAETELKASAMISAIRDARAGNTAKAGRDVAAVGKGVKILLVDHEDSFVHTLANYFRQTGAEVSTVRTPVPAEIYDRIKPDLVVLSPGPGNPQDFDCKNTIKAARAKGLPIFGVCLGLQALAEAYGGELRHLAVPMHGKPSRIRVLEPGLVFSGLGKEVTVGRYHSIFADPKTLHPDFIITAESEDGTIMGIEHAKEPIAAVQFHPESIMTLGGDAGMRMIENVVAHLARKAKEQAA from the coding sequence ATGGTCACGATTATTGAAGATGATGGGTCCGAGGTTTACGAGACCCGCGGCGGGATAAAGGTCAGCCGCAAACGTCGCGCCGCACCCTATGCCGATGCAATTTCCAGCTATGTCGACAAGCTGGATGAGCGTCGCGGCGCCGTCTTCTCATCGAACTATGAGTATCCGGGTCGCTACACGCGCTGGGACACGGCCATCGTCGATCCGCCGCTCGGTATCTCCTCCTTCGGACGTCAGGTCTGGATCGAGGCCTATAACGGGCGCGGCGAAGTGCTGCTGGAACTGATCGCCCAGCGTCTGGCAAGCGAGACCGAGTTGACACTGGGTGAGCGCACTGCGCGTCGTCTCGATCTCTCCGTTAATCTGCCAGCGCGCGCCTTCACGGAAGAAGAGCGCTCGAAAATGCCGACCGTCTTTACGGTACTGCGTGCAGTCGTTGATCTTTTCTACTCCGATGCCGATAGCGCAATCGGCCTGTTCGGTGCCTTCGGCTACGATCTTGCGTTCCAGTTCGATTCCATCAAGCTGTCGCTACAGCGGCCGGACGATCAGCGCGACATGGTTCTGTTCCTGCCGGACGAGATTCTCGTCGTGGACCACTATTCCGCCAAGGCTTGGATCGACCGCTATGACTTCAGCCGCGGCGACCTGACGACCGCAGGCAAGAGCGAGGAAATCGCGCCTGACCCGTTCCGCACCACGGATGTCATCCCGCCCAAGGGCGATCATCGTCCCGGCGAATATTCCGAACTCGTGGTCAAGGCGAAGGAAAGCTTCCGCCGCGGCGACCTGTTCGAGGTGGTGCCGGGGCAGAAGTTCATGGAGCGGTGCGACAGCAAGCCCTCGCAGATCTCCAATCGGCTGAAGGCGATCAATCCGTCACCCTATTCCTTCTTCATCAACCTCGGCCATCAGGAATATCTGGTCGGCGCTTCGCCGGAAATGTTTGTTCGCGTCTCTGGCCGACGTATCGAGACGTGCCCGATTTCGGGAACCATCCGCCGCGGCGAGGATGCGATTTCCGACAGTGAGCAGATCCTGAAGCTGCTCAACTCGAAGAAGGATGAGTCCGAGCTGACCATGTGCTCGGATGTCGACCGCAACGACAAGAGCCGCGTTTGTGAGCCGGGTTCCGTCAAGGTCATTGGTCGCCGCCAGATCGAAATGTATTCGCGCCTCATTCATACGGTGGACCATATCGAGGGTCGTCTGCGCCCGGACATGGATGCCTTCGACGGTTTCCTCAGCCATGCCTGGGCAGTGACCGTGACGGGTGCCCCGAAGCTGTGGGCCATGCGGTTCATCGAAAAGCATGAGAAGAGCCCGCGCGCCTGGTATGGCGGCGCCATCGGCATGGTGGGCTTCAACGGCGACATGAATACGGGGCTTACGCTGCGCACCATCCGCATCAAGGATGGCATCGCGGAGGTGCGCGCCGGAGCGACGCTGCTGAACGACAGCGATCCGCATGAGGAAGAGGCTGAAACCGAATTGAAGGCATCTGCCATGATTTCTGCAATCCGTGATGCGCGCGCAGGCAATACGGCCAAGGCGGGCCGCGATGTCGCGGCTGTTGGCAAGGGTGTGAAGATCCTGCTGGTCGACCACGAAGACAGCTTCGTTCACACCTTGGCGAACTACTTCCGCCAGACAGGCGCCGAAGTCTCCACAGTGCGTACGCCGGTGCCTGCCGAAATCTATGACCGCATCAAGCCGGATCTCGTCGTCCTGTCGCCCGGACCGGGCAATCCGCAGGATTTCGACTGCAAGAACACCATCAAGGCGGCGCGTGCCAAGGGTCTGCCGATCTTTGGGGTGTGCCTGGGGCTTCAGGCACTGGCCGAAGCCTATGGCGGCGAACTGCGCCATCTGGCGGTGCCGATGCATGGCAAGCCATCGCGCATTCGGGTGCTGGAGCCGGGACTTGTGTTCTCAGGCCTCGGCAAGGAGGTTACGGTCGGGCGTTATCACTCCATCTTTGCCGACCCGAAGACGCTGCACCCGGATTTCATCATCACGGCCGAAAGCGAAGACGGCACCATCATGGGCATCGAGCATGCCAAGGAGCCGATCGCAGCTGTGCAGTTCCATCCGGAATCGATCATGACGCTGGGCGGTGACGCCGGTATGCGGATGATCGAGAATGTGGTGGCGCATCTGGCGCGGAAGGCCAAGGAGCAGGCGGCGTAA
- a CDS encoding dual specificity protein phosphatase family protein — MVIISIAKKVTLVVGAAVLGLGVYLGYLQLVGNFHEVLPGKFYRSAQLSPEDLGKYIDEYKIKSVINLRGGNPNAAWYRAEEAMATEHGAKELNFEMSARKPLGLDRTFQLLELMRSAEGPVLVHCRSGADRTGFATVLYLQQIAGVDEETAEWQLSPLFGHLNLPFLKEYAMDDTWEAFEKVIGLHS; from the coding sequence ATGGTAATCATCAGCATTGCAAAAAAAGTTACACTGGTGGTTGGCGCTGCTGTGCTTGGCCTTGGTGTCTATCTTGGCTATCTGCAACTTGTCGGAAATTTCCATGAAGTGCTTCCCGGAAAATTTTATCGCTCCGCGCAGCTTTCTCCCGAAGATCTTGGCAAATACATCGATGAATACAAGATCAAGTCAGTTATAAACCTACGCGGCGGCAACCCCAATGCAGCCTGGTATCGGGCAGAGGAAGCCATGGCAACCGAGCATGGCGCGAAGGAACTTAACTTCGAGATGTCCGCGCGCAAACCGCTGGGGCTGGATCGCACATTTCAATTGCTGGAACTGATGCGCAGTGCGGAAGGTCCGGTGCTGGTTCACTGTCGCAGCGGCGCCGATCGCACGGGCTTTGCCACCGTCCTTTACCTTCAGCAGATCGCCGGTGTGGATGAGGAGACAGCAGAATGGCAACTTTCGCCACTCTTTGGTCACCTGAACCTGCCCTTCCTCAAGGAGTATGCGATGGACGATACCTGGGAAGCCTTCGAGAAAGTCATCGGACTCCACAGCTGA
- a CDS encoding cation diffusion facilitator family transporter produces the protein MSQPNHTLVQRLAFWGIPLSLAVMGLKLLAWWVTGSVALLSDGLESSVNVTAAVVAYFVIRYAQRPADDDHQFGHHKAEYISAVLEGVLIVVAALLIVKEAYAGIMQPALPEAPWLGLGINGFAGVINAVWATVLIRVGTVNRSPALKADGHHVMSDVVTSGGVFVGLVLAVLTGYAILDPLLALIVGVNILWQGYRLITSSLGALMDKAVEPEEEVAIKEAIAAHSAGALGVHDLRTRRAGAAAFIDFHLVVPAMMTVGQAHDICDRLEDAIKQAIPGASLAIHVEPEGEREHGVKVQIEG, from the coding sequence ATGTCACAACCAAACCACACACTCGTTCAGCGCCTTGCCTTCTGGGGTATTCCACTCTCCTTAGCTGTCATGGGCCTGAAGCTTCTGGCCTGGTGGGTTACGGGGTCAGTGGCGCTTCTTTCAGACGGGCTGGAGTCATCGGTCAATGTGACTGCGGCGGTGGTCGCCTATTTCGTCATTCGGTATGCGCAGCGCCCCGCTGATGACGACCACCAGTTCGGGCATCACAAGGCGGAATATATCTCCGCTGTTCTGGAGGGCGTGCTGATCGTGGTTGCCGCACTTCTGATCGTGAAGGAAGCCTATGCCGGCATCATGCAGCCCGCGCTGCCGGAAGCGCCATGGCTCGGTCTTGGCATCAATGGCTTCGCAGGCGTCATCAATGCGGTCTGGGCGACTGTTCTCATCCGCGTGGGCACAGTGAACCGTTCTCCGGCCCTGAAGGCAGACGGTCATCATGTCATGTCGGATGTGGTGACGTCCGGCGGCGTCTTCGTCGGTCTGGTACTGGCAGTTCTGACGGGTTACGCCATCCTTGATCCGCTGCTGGCGCTGATCGTGGGGGTCAACATTCTCTGGCAGGGATACAGACTGATTACCTCCTCTCTTGGCGCGCTGATGGACAAGGCGGTTGAGCCGGAAGAAGAGGTTGCGATCAAGGAAGCGATTGCCGCCCATTCCGCCGGAGCGCTGGGCGTTCATGATCTCAGGACCCGGCGCGCCGGGGCTGCTGCCTTCATCGATTTTCATCTTGTGGTACCGGCCATGATGACAGTCGGTCAGGCACACGATATTTGTGACCGCTTGGAAGATGCGATCAAGCAGGCTATTCCCGGCGCATCATTGGCCATCCACGTGGAGCCCGAGGGCGAGCGTGAACATGGTGTCAAGGTTCAGATAGAAGGTTAG
- the queF gene encoding preQ(1) synthase, with protein MSKTDVSGLSQLGRQVDAPTSPEEAVLEKVPNNNAGTDFVVRFTAPEFTSLCPMTGQPDFAHIVIDYIPNGFLMESKSLKLFLTSFRNHGAFHEDCSVYIAKRIVDLLEPKWLRIGAYWYPRGGIPIDVFWQTGAAPEGVWLPDQGVPTYRGRG; from the coding sequence ATGAGCAAGACCGATGTCAGCGGGCTGTCGCAGCTCGGCCGTCAGGTGGACGCGCCAACCAGCCCGGAAGAGGCGGTGCTGGAGAAGGTGCCCAATAACAATGCTGGAACGGATTTCGTCGTGCGTTTCACCGCGCCAGAATTCACATCGCTGTGCCCGATGACCGGGCAGCCGGATTTCGCCCACATCGTGATTGATTACATCCCGAACGGTTTTCTGATGGAATCGAAATCGCTGAAGCTGTTCCTCACGTCTTTCCGCAATCACGGCGCCTTCCACGAGGATTGCTCCGTCTACATCGCCAAGCGGATCGTTGATCTGCTGGAGCCGAAATGGCTGCGCATCGGCGCATACTGGTATCCACGCGGCGGAATACCGATCGATGTTTTCTGGCAGACCGGTGCAGCACCGGAAGGCGTCTGGTTGCCGGATCAGGGCGTACCGACCTATCGCGGCCGTGGGTGA
- a CDS encoding DUF2076 domain-containing protein: MSPEERQLLTELFQRVRGATATPRDPEAETLIADAVRQEPASPYYLAQAVIVQEKGLEAASKRISELEAQVRQLQEQQAAAPRETEQRGGFLSSIFGSSQPPQPPAQSRQQPSPRPYNGAPSGPWGQSLEVQQQPAYGQPGAMAPSGPWSTGASAPAMRPPSAGSSFLTGALGTAAGVAGGMLLANSLSGIFSHHMSGLGLASPAAEGFGSNPIEETTVINNYYGDAAPTQPDPIPAQADPTPDNDFQQASYDDSNDDWSADDGDSGGDDSSFA, from the coding sequence ATGTCACCTGAAGAACGCCAACTTCTGACTGAACTGTTTCAACGAGTCCGAGGCGCCACTGCTACGCCGCGTGACCCGGAAGCGGAAACGCTGATCGCGGATGCCGTTCGTCAGGAACCGGCGTCACCCTACTATCTGGCACAGGCCGTCATCGTGCAGGAGAAGGGGCTCGAAGCCGCATCCAAACGGATCTCAGAACTTGAGGCCCAAGTCCGTCAGTTGCAGGAGCAGCAGGCAGCGGCACCGCGCGAAACGGAGCAGCGTGGCGGCTTTCTCAGCTCCATCTTCGGCTCCAGCCAGCCGCCACAACCGCCCGCACAATCACGACAACAGCCATCGCCCCGTCCCTACAATGGGGCACCAAGCGGCCCGTGGGGTCAGTCGCTCGAAGTGCAGCAGCAACCGGCCTATGGACAACCGGGAGCGATGGCACCATCCGGCCCTTGGTCAACGGGCGCATCTGCACCAGCTATGCGGCCGCCATCGGCAGGCAGCAGCTTCCTGACAGGCGCGCTTGGCACGGCCGCTGGAGTTGCAGGCGGCATGCTTCTGGCCAACTCACTCAGCGGGATCTTCAGTCATCACATGAGCGGTCTTGGCCTCGCCTCTCCCGCAGCCGAAGGTTTCGGCAGCAACCCGATCGAAGAAACCACGGTCATCAACAACTACTATGGCGACGCTGCTCCGACCCAGCCCGATCCAATTCCGGCGCAGGCTGATCCGACACCGGACAATGACTTTCAGCAGGCATCCTACGACGATAGCAATGATGACTGGAGTGCCGATGATGGTGATTCCGGCGGCGACGACAGCAGCTTTGCATGA
- a CDS encoding HupE/UreJ family protein: MFKRLSLAVAMSTVAAVPAFAHLDPLEHGSIAAGLSHPLFGADHVLAMVAVGLWAAQIATDPNRRQALWLVPAAFVAMMVLGFGLAVAGAPLPFVEPAILASVMGLGLLVALAVRVPVAASAAVVGIFALFHGYAHGGELGSAAALQFGLGFAVATAFLHLIGVGLGMRTARLAPAIGRFAGAATALAGLSLAFGG; the protein is encoded by the coding sequence ATGTTCAAACGTCTTTCACTGGCCGTCGCCATGTCGACTGTGGCCGCCGTCCCGGCATTCGCACATCTGGATCCACTGGAACATGGATCGATTGCGGCGGGGCTGTCTCACCCCCTCTTTGGAGCAGACCATGTTCTGGCCATGGTGGCGGTTGGCCTCTGGGCGGCCCAGATCGCAACGGATCCGAACCGTCGACAGGCTCTGTGGCTTGTTCCCGCTGCCTTCGTGGCCATGATGGTTCTGGGCTTCGGCCTGGCGGTAGCAGGTGCGCCCCTTCCCTTCGTCGAGCCGGCAATCCTTGCCTCTGTCATGGGCCTCGGCCTTTTGGTGGCCCTGGCTGTGCGCGTGCCCGTCGCCGCATCTGCCGCTGTCGTCGGCATATTCGCGCTCTTCCATGGTTACGCGCATGGTGGTGAATTGGGGTCCGCAGCGGCACTTCAGTTCGGCCTGGGCTTTGCGGTCGCAACGGCCTTCCTGCACCTCATCGGCGTCGGGCTGGGCATGAGGACCGCACGCTTGGCTCCCGCCATCGGTCGCTTCGCAGGCGCGGCAACAGCACTTGCCGGTCTTTCGCTTGCCTTTGGCGGCTGA
- a CDS encoding ATP-dependent Clp protease proteolytic subunit: MNDENEDDKTKELPLGKETEANLFKSRSIFIYGPITQELAQKVCTQLVALAAASDEDIRIYVNSPGGHVESGDSIHDMIKFIKPKVWMIGTGWVASAGALIYVAAPKERRICLPNTRFLLHQPSGGTRGMVSDIEIQAREIIKMNQRLIKIFAKATGQSEEKIAKDIDRDYWLGAEDAVSYGLVNRIVESQSEID; the protein is encoded by the coding sequence ATGAACGACGAGAATGAAGACGACAAGACGAAGGAATTGCCACTCGGCAAGGAAACGGAGGCGAATCTTTTCAAGTCGCGTTCGATCTTCATTTATGGCCCGATTACCCAGGAACTGGCCCAGAAGGTCTGCACCCAGCTTGTTGCGCTGGCTGCCGCGAGCGATGAAGACATTCGCATCTATGTGAACTCCCCCGGCGGTCACGTCGAATCGGGCGATTCGATTCATGACATGATCAAGTTCATCAAGCCGAAGGTCTGGATGATTGGCACGGGTTGGGTAGCCTCTGCCGGTGCTTTGATCTATGTCGCGGCGCCGAAAGAGCGTCGTATCTGCCTGCCAAACACCCGCTTCCTGCTTCATCAACCCTCCGGCGGTACGCGCGGCATGGTCTCCGATATCGAGATCCAGGCCCGCGAGATCATCAAGATGAACCAGCGCCTGATCAAGATCTTCGCCAAGGCTACCGGCCAGAGCGAGGAAAAGATCGCCAAGGACATCGATCGCGATTACTGGCTGGGCGCGGAAGATGCCGTGTCCTACGGCCTCGTCAACCGCATCGTCGAGAGCCAGTCCGAGATCGACTGA